One Actinosynnema pretiosum DNA segment encodes these proteins:
- a CDS encoding glycoside hydrolase family 43 protein, with protein MSVPSKLRAARRLTALAAAAVLASALAAATAPQAVAAPGPSFTNPLVGAPNSADPSIVHSGGNWFYVATTWSSKIVMRKSSTMAGLKTAAEQTVFTLAPGPGCCTMWAPDLQWINNRWYLYFSADATPGQGQRRTGVLESSGADPLGPYTYRGILNLEPDAGWAIDGSVVRFNGYANHFVYSAFRGGEQSLFIAPMSTPAQVSRNGVRISSPTLSWERQGGAVNEGPYAVYNAGKTFLTYSASSCQTPDYKLGMLTWTGGDPMSPSSWVKKSTPIFQRNDAAGVYGPGHASFVRSPDESETWVVYHANSSAGQGCGTTRTTRAQKIGWHSDGSPNLGAPVATGTTITGPSGDS; from the coding sequence ATGTCGGTGCCAAGCAAGCTGCGGGCGGCGCGGCGGCTGACCGCCCTCGCCGCGGCGGCCGTCCTCGCGTCCGCGCTGGCCGCCGCGACCGCCCCGCAGGCGGTCGCGGCGCCCGGCCCGTCCTTCACCAACCCCCTGGTCGGCGCGCCCAACAGCGCCGACCCGTCGATCGTCCACAGCGGCGGCAACTGGTTCTACGTGGCCACGACCTGGTCGTCGAAGATCGTCATGCGCAAGTCCTCCACCATGGCGGGGCTCAAGACCGCGGCGGAGCAGACGGTGTTCACCCTCGCCCCCGGCCCCGGCTGCTGCACGATGTGGGCGCCGGACCTCCAGTGGATCAACAACCGGTGGTACCTGTACTTCTCCGCCGACGCGACCCCCGGCCAGGGCCAGCGCCGCACCGGCGTGCTGGAGAGCAGCGGCGCGGACCCGCTGGGCCCCTACACCTACCGGGGCATCCTCAACCTGGAGCCCGACGCCGGGTGGGCGATCGACGGCAGCGTGGTCCGCTTCAACGGCTACGCCAACCACTTCGTCTACTCGGCGTTCCGGGGCGGGGAGCAGAGCCTGTTCATCGCCCCGATGTCCACCCCGGCGCAGGTCTCCCGCAACGGGGTCCGGATCTCCTCGCCGACGCTGTCGTGGGAGCGGCAGGGCGGGGCGGTCAACGAGGGCCCGTACGCGGTGTACAACGCGGGGAAGACGTTCCTGACCTACTCGGCCAGCTCCTGCCAGACGCCCGACTACAAGCTCGGGATGCTGACCTGGACCGGCGGCGACCCGATGTCGCCGAGCTCGTGGGTGAAGAAGTCCACGCCGATCTTCCAGCGCAACGACGCGGCGGGCGTCTACGGCCCCGGCCACGCCTCGTTCGTCAGGTCGCCCGACGAGAGCGAGACCTGGGTCGTCTACCACGCGAACTCCTCCGCGGGCCAGGGCTGCGGCACCACCCGCACCACGCGCGCGCAGAAGATCGGCTGGCACTCGGACGGCTCGCCCAACCTCGGCGCCCCGGTGGCGACCGGGACCACGATCACCGGTCCGTCCGGCGACTCGTGA
- a CDS encoding RICIN domain-containing protein — MTNKLPHRLARLCLALLTAAATAVVAASPAQAAAGYLYTTFKGDGAADQELWVYSSTNGTSFSALADTNYRGPSGVLRDPSVIRHNGLYYVAHTVQSWTTGSTHFNIASSPDLLTWTHVAGVDSGVANTRFTWAPEFYVENGVVRVIVSIDQTTCSNCFRPYVFTAQNAALTSWSAPVQMGGLGANHIDTYVVKSGSTYHAFTKNETTKHIEHWTSAGLTSGWALRGQLWTSGYEGPAVLRMADGSWRIWVDKYTNGGMWTATSADLDSWSGLSQVACPGCRHGTVLAVADLPAPTTAHRVDNRNSGRSLDVVSASTADNAEVKQWAWNGGDNQRWEFRDAGDGYSRIVNRGSGKCLDVAGASTADGANVIQYTCGSGANQQWQWQAVGSHFRIVARHSGKCLDVVGSGLQDGADVQQLTCGGGANQQWSRAQA, encoded by the coding sequence GTGACCAACAAGCTCCCGCACCGCTTAGCCCGGCTCTGCCTGGCGCTGCTCACCGCCGCCGCCACCGCCGTGGTCGCCGCGTCACCCGCGCAGGCCGCCGCCGGATACCTCTACACCACCTTCAAGGGCGACGGCGCCGCCGACCAGGAGCTGTGGGTCTACTCCTCCACCAACGGCACCAGCTTCAGCGCCCTCGCCGACACGAACTACCGGGGTCCCTCCGGCGTGCTGCGCGACCCGAGCGTCATCCGGCACAACGGGCTCTACTACGTCGCCCACACCGTGCAGTCCTGGACCACGGGCTCCACGCACTTCAACATCGCCTCCAGCCCCGACCTGCTCACCTGGACGCACGTCGCCGGCGTCGACTCCGGCGTCGCGAACACCCGGTTCACCTGGGCGCCCGAGTTCTACGTCGAGAACGGCGTCGTCCGGGTCATCGTGAGCATCGACCAGACCACCTGCTCGAACTGCTTCCGCCCCTACGTCTTCACCGCCCAGAACGCCGCGCTGACCTCCTGGAGCGCCCCGGTGCAGATGGGCGGGCTCGGGGCGAACCACATCGACACGTACGTGGTGAAGTCGGGCAGCACCTACCACGCGTTCACCAAGAACGAGACCACCAAGCACATCGAGCACTGGACCAGCGCCGGCCTCACCAGCGGGTGGGCCCTGCGCGGCCAGCTGTGGACCTCGGGCTACGAGGGGCCCGCCGTGCTGCGGATGGCCGACGGGTCCTGGCGGATCTGGGTCGACAAGTACACCAACGGCGGCATGTGGACCGCCACCAGCGCCGACCTCGACTCCTGGTCCGGGCTGAGCCAGGTCGCCTGCCCCGGCTGCCGCCACGGCACCGTGCTGGCGGTGGCCGACCTGCCCGCCCCGACCACCGCCCACCGGGTGGACAACCGCAACAGCGGCCGTTCCCTGGACGTGGTCTCCGCCTCCACCGCCGACAACGCCGAGGTCAAGCAGTGGGCCTGGAACGGCGGCGACAACCAGAGGTGGGAGTTCCGGGACGCGGGCGACGGCTACTCCCGGATCGTCAACCGGGGCAGCGGCAAGTGCCTTGACGTGGCGGGCGCCTCCACGGCCGACGGGGCCAACGTCATCCAGTACACCTGCGGCTCGGGCGCGAACCAGCAGTGGCAGTGGCAGGCCGTCGGCAGCCACTTCCGGATCGTCGCGCGGCACAGCGGCAAGTGCCTCGACGTCGTCGGCTCCGGGCTCCAGGACGGCGCCGACGTCCAGCAGCTCACCTGCGGCGGCGGCGCGAACCAGCAGTGGAGCCGCGCCCAGGCCTGA
- a CDS encoding SRPBCC family protein: METVTDREVVVSRVVDAPRELVFEAFTEVRHLARWWGPDGFTTTTRAFEFRVGGEWDFVMRGPDGTDYQEWITWTGIAPPERITLRHGEFRDDPNAFETVLTFEPEGAGTRVELRTVFPTREARDEAVEKYHAVEGGRQTLGNLAAYVTGGAGAAGAARATGGVPAAGVPLAAGAAHLAGAAHLADGAGERG, from the coding sequence GTGGAAACGGTCACCGACCGCGAGGTCGTGGTCTCCAGGGTGGTCGACGCGCCCAGGGAGCTGGTGTTCGAGGCGTTCACGGAGGTGCGGCACCTGGCGCGGTGGTGGGGGCCGGACGGGTTCACCACGACGACGCGCGCGTTCGAGTTCCGCGTCGGCGGGGAGTGGGACTTCGTGATGCGCGGGCCGGACGGGACGGACTACCAGGAGTGGATCACCTGGACCGGGATCGCCCCGCCGGAGCGGATCACGTTGCGGCACGGGGAGTTCCGCGACGACCCGAACGCGTTCGAGACGGTGCTGACGTTCGAGCCGGAGGGGGCGGGGACGCGCGTCGAGCTGCGCACGGTGTTCCCCACGCGGGAGGCGCGCGACGAGGCGGTGGAGAAGTACCACGCCGTCGAGGGCGGACGGCAGACCCTCGGCAACCTGGCCGCGTACGTCACCGGGGGTGCGGGGGCTGCCGGGGCTGCGCGCGCCACCGGTGGCGTTCCCGCGGCCGGGGTTCCGCTGGCGGCTGGCGCCGCGCACCTCGCCGGCGCTGCGCACCTCGCCGACGGCGCGGGGGAGCGGGGCTGA
- a CDS encoding MFS transporter produces the protein MTATQSIPPPARTSPPRRDIVRWQLGSATSGVPQAAAPIAFGLLALPLTGTAESGAALVFATTTAQVLGSVPLSRLGARFSPVRYLRALVAVRTAAFAAATGLGAVGAPFAALVAAVVVAGAVSGTAHGYQRLLLNHLVSPGGLPRALGVAATLNEVTFALSPVLASLIGSASPVWAMAVITVLGLGPAVLTPRVPDVRAAPDAAPVGGGLPREALVWLCCAAAGSGAVAAVEVGAVSFALAFDLGPGWAFLFASVLCAGSVLGGIRVSVRNRVPGVGAVAGYLAASTAGACATLAGGNLAVTLAGAAVLGFFLPLLGTFYSLALDALAPPHRKAEVFALQRVAGAVGVISVSGLLALLGLRAALIGGATMLLAATCLVALRAARPRFRPLGTGPGPLGD, from the coding sequence ATGACCGCCACGCAGTCGATCCCCCCACCAGCGCGCACGTCGCCGCCGAGGCGGGACATCGTACGGTGGCAGCTCGGCTCCGCGACCTCCGGCGTTCCCCAGGCCGCCGCCCCGATCGCCTTCGGCCTGCTGGCGCTGCCGCTCACCGGCACGGCCGAGTCCGGGGCCGCGCTCGTCTTCGCCACGACCACGGCCCAGGTGCTCGGCTCGGTCCCCCTCTCCCGGTTGGGCGCGCGGTTCTCCCCGGTGCGCTACCTGCGCGCCCTGGTCGCCGTCCGCACCGCCGCCTTCGCCGCCGCCACGGGCCTGGGCGCGGTGGGCGCCCCGTTCGCCGCGCTGGTCGCCGCCGTCGTCGTGGCGGGCGCGGTCAGCGGGACGGCGCACGGCTACCAGCGGCTCCTGCTGAACCACCTGGTCTCCCCCGGCGGGCTGCCCAGGGCGCTGGGCGTGGCCGCCACGCTGAACGAGGTCACCTTCGCGCTGTCCCCCGTGCTCGCGTCGCTGATCGGCTCGGCGTCGCCGGTGTGGGCGATGGCGGTGATCACCGTGCTCGGGCTGGGCCCGGCCGTGCTCACGCCCCGCGTCCCGGACGTGCGCGCGGCCCCGGACGCGGCCCCGGTCGGCGGCGGGCTGCCGCGCGAGGCGCTGGTGTGGTTGTGCTGCGCGGCGGCGGGCAGCGGCGCGGTGGCGGCGGTGGAGGTCGGCGCGGTGTCGTTCGCGCTCGCCTTCGACCTCGGTCCGGGGTGGGCGTTCCTGTTCGCCTCGGTGCTGTGCGCGGGCTCGGTCCTGGGCGGGATCAGGGTGAGCGTGCGCAACCGCGTCCCCGGCGTCGGCGCGGTCGCGGGCTACCTGGCCGCCAGCACAGCGGGGGCCTGCGCGACGCTGGCGGGCGGGAACCTCGCGGTGACCCTGGCGGGCGCGGCGGTGCTGGGGTTCTTCCTGCCGCTGCTGGGCACGTTCTACTCGCTGGCGCTGGACGCGCTCGCGCCGCCGCACCGCAAGGCCGAGGTGTTCGCGCTGCAGCGGGTGGCGGGCGCGGTCGGGGTGATCTCGGTCAGCGGGCTGCTGGCCCTGCTGGGACTGCGGGCCGCGCTGATCGGCGGCGCGACCATGCTGCTGGCCGCCACCTGCCTGGTCGCGCTGCGCGCCGCCCGGCCCCGGTTCCGCCCGCTCGGGACGGGACCGGGACCTCTCGGCGACTAG
- a CDS encoding DMT family protein, with translation MDLTGTATGIGLSVASAFAYAVGAVRQQRLAHLPGQVLARTPAWWWALALNGVGGVLHVAALLFGPLVLVQSFGVLTVAFAVLLGALSRREAVGRAEWGGSALVGVGLVAVLLVVGTGSGARVLSGGDLVGLLAVTAAVLVLLGRGNAGGLRLAAAGGIAFGVLAALLQTAVLLVAEGGAGALLHADTAPVVPAALVLVVVAVLLTQRSYRYGLGAPLSVNTTVNPLTAAVVGVVLLGERVGGEPGDVVLALLAALAVAGGVHLLSPVPERAPATDSRTEGEQAAVGTGP, from the coding sequence GTGGACCTCACCGGCACGGCAACGGGCATCGGGTTGAGCGTGGCCTCCGCGTTCGCCTACGCGGTCGGCGCGGTGCGCCAGCAGCGGCTCGCCCACCTGCCCGGACAAGTGTTGGCGCGCACGCCCGCGTGGTGGTGGGCGCTCGCCCTGAACGGGGTCGGGGGCGTGCTGCACGTCGCGGCGCTGCTGTTCGGGCCGCTGGTGCTGGTGCAGTCGTTCGGGGTGCTGACCGTGGCGTTCGCCGTGCTGCTGGGCGCGCTCTCCCGGCGCGAGGCCGTCGGGCGGGCCGAGTGGGGCGGGTCCGCGCTGGTGGGCGTCGGCCTGGTCGCGGTGCTGCTGGTCGTGGGGACCGGGTCGGGCGCGCGCGTGCTGTCCGGCGGCGACCTGGTCGGGCTGCTCGCGGTGACGGCTGCGGTGCTCGTGCTGCTCGGGCGCGGGAACGCGGGCGGCCTGCGGCTCGCGGCAGCGGGCGGGATCGCGTTCGGCGTCCTGGCCGCGCTCCTGCAGACCGCGGTGCTGCTCGTCGCCGAGGGCGGCGCGGGCGCGCTGCTGCACGCCGACACCGCGCCGGTCGTGCCCGCCGCGCTCGTGCTGGTCGTCGTGGCCGTGCTGCTCACCCAGCGCTCCTACCGCTACGGCCTCGGCGCGCCGCTGTCGGTCAACACCACCGTGAACCCGCTGACGGCGGCCGTCGTCGGCGTGGTGCTGCTCGGCGAGCGGGTGGGCGGCGAGCCGGGTGACGTGGTGCTGGCGCTGCTCGCCGCGCTGGCCGTCGCCGGTGGCGTCCACCTGCTGTCCCCGGTCCCGGAACGCGCGCCCGCCACCGACTCGCGCACCGAGGGGGAGCAGGCCGCGGTCGGCACCGGCCCTTGA
- a CDS encoding STAS domain-containing protein, with protein sequence MSAQDEQPVIVHASGDVDAVSAPGFERQLRTAFTEAADKGGPVVVDLTEVRFFASVGMSLLVEHHRLGARQGTPLRVVAPARAMVRAMRATTLDQLLDLYPTVQEAVVPESL encoded by the coding sequence ATGTCCGCCCAGGATGAGCAACCCGTGATCGTGCACGCCAGCGGGGACGTGGACGCGGTCAGCGCCCCCGGTTTCGAGCGTCAGCTGCGCACAGCGTTCACCGAGGCCGCCGACAAGGGCGGGCCGGTGGTGGTGGACCTGACCGAGGTGCGGTTCTTCGCCTCGGTGGGCATGTCGCTGCTGGTGGAGCACCACCGCCTCGGCGCGAGGCAGGGCACGCCGCTGCGCGTGGTCGCCCCGGCCAGGGCGATGGTGCGCGCCATGCGGGCGACGACCCTCGACCAGCTCCTCGACCTCTACCCGACCGTCCAGGAGGCGGTGGTCCCGGAGTCGCTGTGA
- a CDS encoding class I SAM-dependent methyltransferase, translating to MGTAELRPLLDEHLTALRRAAASYDGTTRHAPDVERVVGDYSAFVTDPRHHAAWDALAHADPPWFAPLVDELRASSARCAAIMEKHRALDLLDGRTARAGYFDNVESCIADEFGAFHLTADSRVLLVGSGSFPMTPLRVARLTGARVVGVDIDPEAVELGRRVVRALGDGLDITLEPTPLPELPFTAEATHVIFSSTVSVKYDLLDALHATTRPDVVVAMRYGDRLKSLFNYPTRPVDPRRWVRSGSVLRPEHIFDVALYTKA from the coding sequence ATGGGCACCGCAGAACTCCGACCGCTGCTCGACGAGCACCTGACCGCCCTGCGGCGGGCCGCCGCGAGCTACGACGGCACCACCCGCCACGCCCCCGACGTGGAGCGCGTCGTCGGCGACTACTCCGCGTTCGTCACCGACCCGCGCCACCACGCCGCCTGGGACGCGCTCGCCCACGCCGACCCGCCGTGGTTCGCGCCCCTGGTGGACGAGCTGCGCGCCTCGTCCGCCCGCTGCGCCGCGATCATGGAGAAGCACCGCGCCCTGGACCTGCTCGACGGCCGCACCGCCAGGGCGGGCTACTTCGACAACGTCGAGTCCTGCATCGCGGACGAGTTCGGCGCGTTCCACCTCACCGCCGACTCGCGCGTCCTGCTCGTCGGCTCCGGCTCGTTCCCCATGACCCCGCTGCGCGTCGCCCGCCTCACCGGCGCCCGCGTCGTCGGCGTCGACATCGACCCCGAGGCCGTCGAACTCGGCCGCCGGGTCGTGCGGGCGCTCGGCGACGGCCTGGACATCACCCTGGAGCCCACCCCGCTCCCGGAGCTGCCCTTCACCGCCGAGGCCACGCACGTCATCTTCAGCTCCACGGTTTCGGTGAAGTACGACCTGCTCGACGCCCTCCACGCCACCACGCGCCCCGACGTCGTCGTGGCCATGCGCTACGGGGACCGCCTCAAGTCCCTCTTCAACTACCCGACCAGGCCCGTCGACCCCCGCAGGTGGGTGCGCTCCGGCTCGGTCCTGCGACCCGAGCACATCTTCGACGTCGCCCTCTACACCAAGGCGTGA
- a CDS encoding helix-turn-helix domain-containing protein, translating into MRVVDQIRPEVVVLLGDRIRALRKAAGLSVVRLAELSGVSRRMLTQIELGQANPSLSTVDRVASALGTTFSALAGVLGDPLPEGVEVWSTPGGSWAYLVNAVETAEASIELWKWRLLGDDRYGGVGGTPGTPDSMAHVLRGELVVRRGEVELLRVAEGGSARLASAGGYTFGAGGEVVDFLWVPTVPRGSTPPPTSPRA; encoded by the coding sequence GTGCGCGTGGTCGACCAGATCCGGCCGGAGGTCGTCGTCCTCCTGGGCGACCGCATCCGCGCGCTGCGCAAGGCCGCCGGGCTGAGCGTGGTGCGCCTCGCCGAGCTGAGCGGCGTCAGCAGGCGGATGCTCACCCAGATCGAGCTGGGGCAGGCGAACCCGAGCCTGTCCACGGTGGACCGCGTGGCGTCCGCGCTGGGCACGACGTTCTCCGCGCTGGCGGGCGTGCTGGGCGACCCGCTGCCCGAGGGCGTCGAGGTGTGGTCCACGCCGGGCGGGAGCTGGGCGTACCTGGTGAACGCGGTGGAGACGGCGGAGGCGTCGATCGAGCTGTGGAAGTGGCGGCTGCTCGGCGACGACCGGTACGGCGGCGTGGGCGGGACGCCGGGGACGCCGGACTCGATGGCGCACGTGCTGCGGGGCGAGCTGGTGGTCCGGCGGGGCGAGGTCGAGCTGCTGCGCGTGGCGGAGGGCGGGTCGGCCCGGCTGGCGAGCGCCGGGGGGTACACGTTCGGCGCGGGGGGTGAGGTCGTGGACTTCCTGTGGGTGCCGACCGTGCCCCGCGGTTCGACGCCGCCGCCCACGTCACCTCGCGCCTGA
- a CDS encoding aldo/keto reductase has translation METIKLNNGVEMPALGLGVFQSAPEETTGAVAAALEVGYRHVDTAAVYGNEREVGRALRESGLARSEYFVETKVWINDYGRGATRHAFGKSAGKLGLDVIDLLILHQPFPHRFDLTVEAYRDLEGLLADGSVRAIGVSNFAPEHLERLAAETGVVPAVNQVELHPYFAQPDVQAADAERGIVTQAWSPIGGITFYPGWGGQDRVNVMEDPVLTAIAAEHGRTPAQVMLRWHLQRGRSVIPKSVRPHRIAENFDVFGFALSEAELAAVDGLDRGVRGGPDPAGFTLEEWGSEIPEA, from the coding sequence ATGGAGACCATCAAGCTCAACAACGGCGTCGAGATGCCCGCCCTCGGACTCGGGGTCTTCCAGTCCGCGCCCGAGGAGACCACCGGAGCGGTCGCGGCGGCGCTGGAGGTCGGTTACCGGCACGTGGACACGGCGGCGGTCTACGGCAACGAGCGCGAGGTCGGGCGGGCGCTGCGGGAGTCCGGGCTGGCGCGGTCGGAGTACTTCGTCGAGACCAAGGTGTGGATCAACGACTACGGGCGGGGCGCGACGCGGCACGCGTTCGGCAAGAGCGCGGGCAAGCTCGGGCTCGACGTGATCGACCTGCTGATCCTGCACCAGCCGTTCCCGCACCGGTTCGACCTGACCGTCGAGGCGTACCGGGACCTGGAGGGGCTGCTCGCGGACGGGTCGGTGCGAGCGATCGGGGTCAGCAACTTCGCGCCCGAGCACCTGGAGCGGCTCGCCGCCGAGACCGGGGTGGTCCCCGCGGTGAACCAGGTGGAGCTGCACCCGTACTTCGCCCAGCCCGACGTGCAGGCCGCCGACGCGGAGCGCGGGATCGTGACGCAGGCGTGGTCGCCGATCGGCGGGATCACGTTCTACCCCGGCTGGGGCGGGCAGGACCGGGTGAACGTGATGGAGGACCCGGTGCTCACCGCGATCGCCGCCGAGCACGGGCGCACGCCCGCGCAGGTGATGCTGCGCTGGCACCTGCAGCGCGGGCGGTCGGTCATCCCGAAGTCGGTGAGGCCGCACCGGATCGCGGAGAACTTCGACGTCTTCGGGTTCGCGCTGTCCGAGGCCGAGCTGGCCGCGGTGGACGGGCTCGACCGGGGCGTGCGCGGCGGTCCGGACCCGGCGGGGTTCACGCTGGAGGAGTGGGGCTCGGAGATCCCCGAGGCGTAG
- a CDS encoding diaminopimelate epimerase, with product MISHEIDFVKLDPTQNMTLLVRTEHPEEEHRDIALRLMAYEHLHAEQVGFVRKPGSPDADISLRMAGGEFCGNACMALAALAAPPDELAGGHPVDVVLEASGARDLVRCRVLRHAREYTCELAMPLPESVERGADGVALVRYDDSLHVVVETGRPDPALRAWAQRLAARLGERGDASLIGVMLYEPRSGHLTPLVHVPLLGSAVWERGCGSGAAALAAYLAWEGRTSVTTRVRQPGGVMTVAADHARGALTGVRVQGTVRVVAEGRAYL from the coding sequence TTGATCAGCCACGAGATCGACTTCGTGAAGCTGGACCCGACCCAGAACATGACCCTCCTGGTGCGCACCGAGCACCCCGAGGAGGAGCACCGGGACATCGCCCTGCGGCTCATGGCCTACGAGCACCTGCACGCCGAGCAGGTCGGGTTCGTGCGCAAGCCCGGATCACCCGACGCCGACATCAGCCTGCGCATGGCGGGCGGCGAGTTCTGCGGCAACGCCTGCATGGCCCTCGCCGCGCTCGCCGCACCCCCCGACGAGCTGGCGGGCGGCCACCCCGTCGACGTCGTCCTGGAGGCCTCCGGCGCGCGGGACCTGGTCCGCTGCCGCGTCCTGCGGCACGCCCGCGAGTACACCTGCGAGCTCGCCATGCCGCTCCCGGAGTCCGTGGAGCGCGGCGCGGACGGGGTGGCGCTCGTGCGCTACGACGACTCGCTGCACGTGGTCGTGGAGACCGGCAGGCCCGACCCGGCGCTCAGGGCGTGGGCCCAGCGCCTCGCCGCCCGGCTCGGCGAGCGCGGGGACGCCTCGCTGATCGGCGTCATGCTCTACGAACCGCGCTCCGGCCACCTCACCCCGCTGGTCCACGTCCCCCTGCTGGGCAGCGCCGTCTGGGAGCGCGGCTGCGGGTCGGGTGCGGCGGCGCTGGCCGCCTACCTGGCCTGGGAGGGCCGGACTTCCGTCACCACGCGCGTGCGCCAGCCCGGCGGCGTGATGACCGTCGCCGCCGACCACGCGCGGGGCGCGCTCACCGGCGTCCGCGTGCAGGGCACCGTCCGGGTCGTCGCCGAGGGGAGGGCCTACCTCTAG
- a CDS encoding helix-turn-helix transcriptional regulator encodes MTSTLQARPRADRFERLLSDRSGVRLLGVPEVSGASRTRLLDEFAALASARGALVARGRARGGAYGLFQDAFGSVSAHGRERDVVLLLRGLLRAPRALGMTEDELRRAVDAVLGALPGLVLLLDDVHLADRPSLALLEHLVRRGPGSPLLVVLAHEPRSCPPALAALLVAAERESLATVVRLPVDGHRLTQRERTVLVVLAEGLTADAIARRLDISPRTVHRHLQHLYRKLGTTDRLATVLRAQELGLLG; translated from the coding sequence ATGACATCGACCTTGCAGGCCCGACCGCGCGCCGACCGCTTCGAGCGGCTGCTGTCCGACCGGTCCGGGGTCAGGCTGCTCGGCGTCCCGGAGGTGAGCGGGGCCTCGCGGACCCGGCTGCTGGACGAGTTCGCCGCGCTGGCCTCGGCGCGGGGGGCGCTGGTGGCCAGGGGACGGGCGCGCGGGGGCGCGTACGGGCTGTTCCAGGACGCGTTCGGCTCGGTCTCCGCGCACGGCCGCGAGCGCGACGTGGTCCTGCTGCTGCGCGGGCTGCTGCGGGCGCCGCGCGCGCTCGGCATGACCGAGGACGAGCTGCGCCGCGCCGTCGACGCGGTCCTCGGCGCGCTGCCGGGACTGGTGCTGCTGCTCGACGACGTGCACCTGGCCGACCGGCCCTCGCTGGCGCTGCTGGAGCACCTGGTGCGCCGCGGGCCTGGCTCACCGCTGCTGGTGGTCCTCGCCCACGAGCCGCGCTCGTGCCCGCCCGCGCTGGCCGCGCTGCTCGTGGCGGCCGAGCGCGAGTCGCTGGCCACGGTCGTGCGGCTGCCCGTCGACGGGCACCGGCTGACCCAGCGCGAGCGGACCGTCCTGGTGGTGCTCGCGGAGGGCCTGACGGCGGACGCGATCGCCCGCAGGCTCGACATCTCGCCGCGCACGGTGCACCGGCACCTCCAGCACCTCTACCGCAAGCTCGGCACGACCGACCGGCTCGCGACCGTGCTGCGCGCGCAGGAGCTCGGGCTGCTGGGCTGA
- a CDS encoding dihydrofolate reductase family protein — protein sequence MAGTVFFSVSMSLDGFIAPESPEELMGRQWMELQGWAFRQRFFRENLKLGSGGAEGRDNEIVRATFERTGASVMGKRMFDAGEHAWPDDPPFHVPVFVVTHERRAPWERQGGTTFHFVNDGVESALAQAREAAGDRDVRVAGGGETILRHLNAGLVDEFTVALSPVLFGAGIRLFEGVDASRVALEQIRAEPGEGVTHLTYAVRRR from the coding sequence ATGGCGGGCACGGTGTTCTTCAGCGTGTCGATGTCGCTGGACGGCTTCATCGCCCCCGAGAGCCCCGAGGAGCTCATGGGGCGGCAGTGGATGGAGCTCCAGGGCTGGGCCTTCCGGCAGCGCTTCTTCCGGGAGAACCTCAAGCTGGGCTCCGGCGGCGCGGAGGGCCGCGACAACGAGATCGTCCGGGCGACGTTCGAGCGCACCGGCGCGAGCGTGATGGGCAAGCGCATGTTCGACGCGGGCGAGCACGCCTGGCCCGACGACCCGCCGTTCCACGTCCCGGTGTTCGTCGTGACCCACGAGCGCCGCGCCCCCTGGGAGCGTCAGGGCGGGACGACGTTCCACTTCGTGAACGACGGCGTCGAGTCCGCGCTGGCCCAGGCGCGGGAGGCTGCGGGCGACCGGGACGTGCGCGTGGCGGGCGGCGGCGAGACGATCCTGCGCCACCTGAACGCCGGACTGGTGGACGAGTTCACCGTCGCCCTGTCCCCGGTGCTGTTCGGCGCGGGCATCCGCCTGTTCGAGGGCGTGGACGCGTCCAGGGTGGCCCTGGAGCAGATCCGCGCCGAGCCCGGCGAGGGGGTGACCCACCTGACCTACGCCGTCAGGCGGCGGTAG
- a CDS encoding ArsR/SmtB family transcription factor: protein MARAATTSDVFNAIAEPQRREILGLLRSREWPVTELADRLGMTQPRASKHLRVLREVGLVRDRKAGKQRLYCLDARGLRSVHEWSGGFERFWSESFDRLDGYLRELEQERRGE, encoded by the coding sequence ATGGCACGAGCAGCGACCACCTCGGACGTCTTCAACGCGATCGCCGAACCGCAGCGCCGGGAGATCCTGGGGCTGCTGCGGTCGCGCGAGTGGCCGGTGACCGAGCTGGCCGACCGGCTCGGGATGACCCAGCCGCGCGCGTCCAAGCACCTGCGCGTGCTCCGGGAGGTGGGGCTGGTGCGCGATCGCAAGGCGGGCAAGCAGCGCCTGTACTGCCTGGACGCGCGGGGGTTGCGGTCGGTGCACGAGTGGTCGGGCGGGTTCGAGCGGTTCTGGAGCGAGAGCTTCGACCGGCTCGACGGGTACCTGCGGGAACTGGAGCAGGAGAGGCGGGGGGAGTAG